TGTCCCCCACTCACCGGGTACTCCCAATCCAGATCCACGCCATCAAAACCATTTTCCAAAATAAATCGACGAACACTCTCTGCAAATTTGGTTCTAGAATCTTCAGAAGCAGCTGCATCAGAAAAATTCTTCGACCAAGTCCAACCACCAACAGAAATCATTGTTTTCAGATGAGAGTGCCGCTTCTTTAGTTGTAGCATTTGCTTGAAATTTTCATAGTAGCTTGCTGGGTCACCCACAATAATTTCTCCATCTTCTGAAATATTAGCAAATGCATAGTTTATATGTGTCAATTTACTAGCATCAATTCTGGAAACGTTGTATCCCGAATAACTGGACCAACCTGCATAATAGCCGATCATTTTGTAGTCCGCTTCCGGCTCTAGTTTATTTTCTACGGTTACATTTTTCGTTGCTTCCGCCTTTTGTCCGGCAGTATCGTAAACAACCACTTTCAATATCTGCTCCCCATTTTCCACCCATGGATCGGTCGACCAATTGATCGTGTATGGCGCTTCTGTCTTTTCGCCAATCAAGTAGTCGCCATTGCTAGAATAAAATTCAACCTTTCTGATTGAGTTATCATCCTTTGCTTCTAATTGGAGTTCTACATCCCCACTTACCAAAGAATCTTCCTCCTCATCTGAAGAAGTATATGTGAAATTAAAAATTTCAGGTGGGTTGTCAGTTAGTTCCTCCACGACTTCCGGTTTCTTTTCTGTGTTTAAATTAGATACTGGCTTTGTGGAATTAATTAAATATATAGTTATGGCACTACCTATAACTAGGAGAGCTATAAGAAAAAACGTAAGTTGCCGTCTAAGTTGCATGTCCTGTTACTTCCTCCTATTTAACTGCCTAACTATTATTGTAATATGCTATTGGTGGAGGATGTAGCGGTAAATATTAGCTTTATAAGCTACAACAAAAAAATGCCAATCCCATAAAAATGGAACCGGCATTTTTTATTACTTTTTATAGCTCTTCACAATGCTCTTCAAAATACCCTTGAAGCTTTGTGATGACAGACATTGGCGCATGGCCTTCGATTTCGTGTCTTTCTACCATCGTTACAATCTTGCCGTCTTTTAATAAAGCAAAAGAAGGAGAGGATGGCGGATAGCCTTCAAAATATTCGCGTGCTTTCTCCGTCGCTTCTTTATCTTGACCAGCAAAAACAGTAACTAAGTGTGTTGGGCGCTTGTCATAATGCACCGCATGCGTTGCAGCTGGACGTGCGATACCGCCTGCACAACCACATACAGAGTTAACCATTACAAGTGTCGTCCCTTTACGTGCAAATGCTTCTTCAACATCTTCTACAGTTCTAAGTTGCTCATAGCCAGCGTTATCCATTTCTTCTCTGGCAGTACGAACAACATCATTCATAAACATATTAAAATCGATATTCATGTTGTATCACCTCTTCTTAAACTATCTCTATCATACCAATTTTTTTCAAATAATAAAATAAAAAAGGTTTATTTTCTAAGTTGGCGGGTATTATATCAGTAACATCTAGATATCCATACCCCTATACTCCCTAGATGAAGGAAAGTGATATGCTCACTTTCCTTTTTTTGCACTTTAATTACTGTCTGTAACTTCCAATTAACTTCTCCACAGCCAAAGATACAGAAACTTCATTTTCCCCAACTTGCTTCTCTAGCACCGGCAACTCTTTTCTCACCTTTTCATCTTCAAAAAACATACGCTCAATCTGATCCTTCAAAGAGGTATAGAACCACGTCTTCTTTTGTGCATTCCTTCGCTCATCAAAAACATCTGATTTCTTCGTGCTTTTCACAAACTCTTGAACAATCCTCCAAGTCTCATCAACATTCACATTATTCAAAGCCGAGCAAGTAAACGTCTTCGTCTCCCAGCCTTCTGTTGCCGGCTGCAAGAAATGAAGAATTTGTTTGTATTCATGAGCAGTTTTCTCTGCTCTTGCTTTATTGTCTCCATCCGCCTTGTTCACCGCAATTGCATCCACAAGCTCCATAATCCCTTTTTTCATGCCTTGCAATTCATCGCCTGCACCCGTTAGAACAAGCAGTAAAAAGAAATCGACCATATCCCGGACTATGGCTTCACTCTGACCGACTCCTACTGTCTCTACTAAAATCACATCATAGCCAGCAGCCTCACATAAAAGAATGCTTTCACGCGTTTTCCTATGAACTCCGCCCAATGTGCCACTGGAAGGAGATGGCCGGATGAATGCTCGCGTATGCCTTGCGAGTTGTTCCATCCTTGTTTTGTCTCCAAGGATACTACCACCTGTCTTAGAACTGCTCGGATCGACTGCAAGCACGGCGACTTTGTGTCCTTGCTCACACAAATACAATCCAAATGCTTCTATAAATGTACTCTTGCCGGCACCTGGTACACCGCTTATCCCTATCCGAACAGAGCGTCCAGTTGAAGGCATAATTTCTTGAATGATTTCTTGGCTTCTATGAAAATGTCGAGTTGCATTGCTTTCTACAAGCGTGATGGCCTGAGCGAGGTCAGAGCGGACTCCCCCATGGATACCTGATATGATATCCACTGTACTCCGCTCCTCCTTTTTGAGCACCTTTTTTCGCGGTTTACGCTCTTTAGTCATGCGTCTCTTCCACTTCCTCATAGCCGAGGCGTTCGTAAATCTCATCCAGAACCTTTTCGGCTGCACGCGGGATGACCGTACCAGGTCCGAAAATAGCGGAAGCGCCTTTACTATATAGGAATTCATAATCCTGCGCTGGGATTACCCCACCAATTACAACGATGATGTCTTCACGGTTCAATTTCTTCAGTTCTTCTACGAGTTGTGGTAGAAGTGTTTTATGCCCAGCTGCAAGGGAACTGATGCCGATAACATGCACGTCATTTTCCACAGCTTGCAGCGCCGTTTCTGCAGGCGTTTGGAAAAGAGGTCCGATATCCACATCAAATCCAAGGTCGGCGAATGCGGTGGAAATGACTTTTGCCCCTCTGTCATGACCATCCTGCCCCATTTTCGCAATCATAATTCTTGGACGTCTTCCTTCGAGCTCCAAGAATTCTTCGATTTTATCCTTCACGGCCTTCATCTCCTCCTCATTGGAGAATTCACTGCTGTACACGCCACTAATAGAACGGATGACAGCGCGATGGCGATTGGCTACTTTTTCAATGGCATCAGAAATCTCACCCAGACTTGCACGGGCACGGGCAGCGTCCACTGCTAGCTCGAGAAGATTACCTTTCCCTGTGCGAGCCGCATCTGTTAGTGCTTCTAGTGCAGAAATAACTTCCGTTTCATCTCTGTTTTCACGAAGCTCTTGCAAGCGAAGGATTTGCTTTTTACGAACTTCCGCATTATCAATATCCAACACATCAATAGCCATATCTTCTTTTTCCAAACGGAATTTGTTCACGCCAATGATGGATTCTTTCCCTGAATCGATTTTTGCTTGACGGCGTGCAGACGCTTCTTCAATTCTCATCTTCGGCAATCCTGTTTCAATTGCTTTTGCCATGCCTCCAAGCTCTTCAATTTCTTCAATATGTGCCCAAGCTTTATCAATCAATTCCTTCGTCAACGTTTCCACATAATAGGAACCAGCCCAAGGGTCAATGACTTTGGTAATCTCCGTTTCTTCCTGCAAATACAACTGCGTATTGCGGGCGATACGTGCGGAAAAGTCCGTTGGCAAGGCAATCGCTTCATCCAATGCATTGGTGTGTAAGGATTGCGTATGTCCATTGGCAGCCGCTAGAGCTTCAATACATGTGCGCGTCACGTTATTAAACGGATCCTGTTCTGTTAAGCTCCAACCGGACGTTTGAGAATGGGTCCTTAAAGCCATGGACTTTGGATTTTGTGGTAAGAACTCCTTCATCATCTTCGCCCAGATAAATCGAGCAGCCCGCATTTTCGCCACTTCCATGAAAAAGTTCATTCCGATTGCCCAAAAGAATGATAGTCTTGGCGCAAACTTATCAATATCAATCCCCGCTTCAAGTCCTGTTCTCACATATTCGAGTCCGTCTGCAAGCGTATAAGCAAGTTCAATATCTGCCGGTGCCCCTGCTTCTTGCATATGATAACCAGAAATACTGATGCTATTAAACTTTGGCATATGCTGGGACGTGTAAGCAAAAATATCGCCAATGATTCTCATGGACATCTCAGGAGGATAAATATACGTATTACGAACCATATACTCTTTTAGAATATCATTCTGAATGGTTCCGGAAAGTTTCTCTGGACTGACCCCTTGTTCCTCAGCCGTAACGATGTAAAAGGCCATAATCGGAAGGACCGCACCATTCATTGTCATGGATACAGACATTTTATCCAATGGAATGCCATCAAATAATACCTTCATATCAAGAATGGAATCAATGGCAACTCCAGCTTTTCCAACATCCCCTTCTACACGAGGATGATCAGAGTCGTATCCACGGTGTGTCGCAAGGTCAAAGGCAACAGACAATCCTTTTTGTCCCATTTCTAAGTTTCTTCTATAAAAAGCATTGCTCTCTTCGGCTGTGGAGAAACCAGCATACTGACGGATCGTCCATGGACGGTTCACATACATCGTCGGGTAAGGCCCACGCAAATACGGAGCAATACCAGGAAGAGTTCCCAGGTGATCGGCTCCATCCAGGTCGGCCTTTGTGTAATTGGCTTTCAATTTAATCTGTTCATTTGTTTCATAAAATAGTTCTTCCACCGCTTCGTTGGATAATGGCACTTGGGTAGCTGTAGTTTCCTTGTTTAATGTTCTCGTAGAAAAATCAGGCTTCATTGTCGGTCAACCCCATTTCTTGATGTATCACTAGTAATTGTTCATAACAATTGGAGCGCATATGAATAAAATCACTTACCCCTATTTCCTGCAACGCTTTTTGACGAGTTGCTTCAGGCAATCCCGCAACCAATACTTTTCGGTTAGGCGAATTAACAGCCATAACCGCAGCATTTAGTAGCTCTTCGTAAGTGTCATCACTGCCACAAATGCATACATATCCAGTTATGTTTTGAAGAGAGACCCACTCCACTATTTCTTTCGCATTTTCAAAGCTTGGACTGACGACAGGTTGAAGACCTCCTACCTGGAAAAAGCCTGATGAGAAGTCAGTCCGTGGCTTGTGTGTTGCTAATGAACCAAGATTGATCAAGGTAACTTTTGGCGGGGTTCCCTGTTTTTCCTGATACACCTTCGCTTGGTAACGCAGGCTTTCAAAGGCTTCAGATAATCTTAACGGTTGAATAGCCTGTACTTTTACTGAAGCATGTTCATTTTCTTCGATAGCTGTAGTGCTTATTTGCTGCTTTAGCTCCTCTTGAAGATTTGCATACATATTGGTACCGACCAACACTTTTTTCCTGTTTTGGACATCCTTAAGTCGCTTTTCTTTTACCTCGGCAATACGGTCCTGTAAGAAATTTGATCGCATAGCTTCCACGATCCCGCCAAGCTTGTCCAGCTCCTGAAACAGCTTCCATGCCTCATCAGCCAATTGATTTGTCAGATTTTCCACATAGTAAGAGCCTGCTGCTGGATCCACCACCTTATCTAAAAAGCTCTCTTCTTTTAGAATATAATGGGTATTTCTTGCAATTCTTCGTGAGAAAGCATCCTTGCCTTGCTGATAACTGTCCACATTGATACTGTCTGCTCCACCAATTGCAGCAGAGAATGCCTCAGTTGTCGAACGGAGCATGTTGACATACGGATCAAGATTAGATTTAGTAAACATAGAGGTTGTAGCATGCACGTTCATCTTCTGTGCTCTTTCATTTCCCCCAAAAGCCTCCACGATATTTGCCCATAACACTCTTGCCGCTCTCAGCTTGCTGAGTTCCATGAAAAAGTCACTTCCGACAGGGAAAGTGAATGCTATTTCCTGGGAAGCTTCCTCAATGGTCAAACCTCTATACATCAGTTGTTGCAAATATTCAACGGCCGTTGCCATGACAACTGCAAGCTCCTGCACGGCATTGGCTCCTCCGCTATGATAAGCATTGGACTGCACCCAAACTGTTTTAAGGAACGGAGCATTGTTTTCTTTCCACTCTATATTGGATTTCATTTCGTTATAATACTGCTCCAATGGCTGACTCAGCTTGCCTGTTGCTGCAAGCTCCCCAACAGGATCCGCTCCGATAATGCCGTGCAGGTTCTTTGTTTCTATATCACTATCAATCAATGCATTGATGAACGTTGTGGCGCTGGCTCCTGCATGTACTTGGAGAGCTATGTCATCTAATGAAATCTCTTTTAGTAAAGTCTTAAGGTCTGTTGGTTTTTTTATCAATAAGGCCTTAGGTTCTGTTGATGGAAAAGTGGCAAAACGAATGGATTGCAAGCCACTTTCTAGTTCCAGTTTCAGTTGAGCATTCATTTCCTCAAATGAAGTTGATGCATAAAGTTGCTGGCTGACTGCCCAATCAGACTTTTCTATAAGATTCTTAGATGCAAGCTCACTTCTATCGTTTTCTGTATATACCGGTTTACGTGTAATGCCTTCATATGTAACGGTGTTGAGCTTGGAAACAGGCTTCCCCTTTAACGCTTTCTCTGCCTGTTCCACCCACTCTTCCATTGTCACTTTCGGGAAACTATTGTTCTTCATTTCTTTCAATTTACTCATCTTCATCCCCTCGTTCCCTCAATTGCGTAATCGCTTACAAATTTAAATTTTTCAAAAGTTCATATATTTATTTTAATATAGTTATGTGGGCACGGCAAATAAAGAAAGCATTGGAATTACTTATTTTTCGGTGGTATTCCTTTTTAAGAAAAACTATACTTATTATATAA
This window of the Sutcliffiella horikoshii genome carries:
- a CDS encoding glycosyl hydrolase family 18 protein, which gives rise to MQLRRQLTFFLIALLVIGSAITIYLINSTKPVSNLNTEKKPEVVEELTDNPPEIFNFTYTSSDEEEDSLVSGDVELQLEAKDDNSIRKVEFYSSNGDYLIGEKTEAPYTINWSTDPWVENGEQILKVVVYDTAGQKAEATKNVTVENKLEPEADYKMIGYYAGWSSYSGYNVSRIDASKLTHINYAFANISEDGEIIVGDPASYYENFKQMLQLKKRHSHLKTMISVGGWTWSKNFSDAAASEDSRTKFAESVRRFILENGFDGVDLDWEYPVSGGHPDNVNRPEDKRNYTLLLKKIRETLNEQEKKDGKEYLLTIAAGASESHAANMELSELHQYVDYIQLMTYDINGEWDELTGLNAPLYKDPNSAFSWQWSVKDGIETYIASGVPSDKLVMGMPFYGRVFHEAKANNNGLYQAFNGGTSLSYGKLAEEYIEKNGFERHWMEKTQVPVLYNGETFISYDDEKSIAKKTDFLKRNDLGGAMMWELSQDPDRVLLNQIYKELNK
- a CDS encoding BrxA/BrxB family bacilliredoxin encodes the protein MNIDFNMFMNDVVRTAREEMDNAGYEQLRTVEDVEEAFARKGTTLVMVNSVCGCAGGIARPAATHAVHYDKRPTHLVTVFAGQDKEATEKAREYFEGYPPSSPSFALLKDGKIVTMVERHEIEGHAPMSVITKLQGYFEEHCEEL
- a CDS encoding methylmalonyl-CoA mutase family protein, whose protein sequence is MKNNSFPKVTMEEWVEQAEKALKGKPVSKLNTVTYEGITRKPVYTENDRSELASKNLIEKSDWAVSQQLYASTSFEEMNAQLKLELESGLQSIRFATFPSTEPKALLIKKPTDLKTLLKEISLDDIALQVHAGASATTFINALIDSDIETKNLHGIIGADPVGELAATGKLSQPLEQYYNEMKSNIEWKENNAPFLKTVWVQSNAYHSGGANAVQELAVVMATAVEYLQQLMYRGLTIEEASQEIAFTFPVGSDFFMELSKLRAARVLWANIVEAFGGNERAQKMNVHATTSMFTKSNLDPYVNMLRSTTEAFSAAIGGADSINVDSYQQGKDAFSRRIARNTHYILKEESFLDKVVDPAAGSYYVENLTNQLADEAWKLFQELDKLGGIVEAMRSNFLQDRIAEVKEKRLKDVQNRKKVLVGTNMYANLQEELKQQISTTAIEENEHASVKVQAIQPLRLSEAFESLRYQAKVYQEKQGTPPKVTLINLGSLATHKPRTDFSSGFFQVGGLQPVVSPSFENAKEIVEWVSLQNITGYVCICGSDDTYEELLNAAVMAVNSPNRKVLVAGLPEATRQKALQEIGVSDFIHMRSNCYEQLLVIHQEMGLTDNEA
- the meaB gene encoding methylmalonyl Co-A mutase-associated GTPase MeaB, coding for MTKERKPRKKVLKKEERSTVDIISGIHGGVRSDLAQAITLVESNATRHFHRSQEIIQEIMPSTGRSVRIGISGVPGAGKSTFIEAFGLYLCEQGHKVAVLAVDPSSSKTGGSILGDKTRMEQLARHTRAFIRPSPSSGTLGGVHRKTRESILLCEAAGYDVILVETVGVGQSEAIVRDMVDFFLLLVLTGAGDELQGMKKGIMELVDAIAVNKADGDNKARAEKTAHEYKQILHFLQPATEGWETKTFTCSALNNVNVDETWRIVQEFVKSTKKSDVFDERRNAQKKTWFYTSLKDQIERMFFEDEKVRKELPVLEKQVGENEVSVSLAVEKLIGSYRQ
- the scpA gene encoding methylmalonyl-CoA mutase, with translation MKPDFSTRTLNKETTATQVPLSNEAVEELFYETNEQIKLKANYTKADLDGADHLGTLPGIAPYLRGPYPTMYVNRPWTIRQYAGFSTAEESNAFYRRNLEMGQKGLSVAFDLATHRGYDSDHPRVEGDVGKAGVAIDSILDMKVLFDGIPLDKMSVSMTMNGAVLPIMAFYIVTAEEQGVSPEKLSGTIQNDILKEYMVRNTYIYPPEMSMRIIGDIFAYTSQHMPKFNSISISGYHMQEAGAPADIELAYTLADGLEYVRTGLEAGIDIDKFAPRLSFFWAIGMNFFMEVAKMRAARFIWAKMMKEFLPQNPKSMALRTHSQTSGWSLTEQDPFNNVTRTCIEALAAANGHTQSLHTNALDEAIALPTDFSARIARNTQLYLQEETEITKVIDPWAGSYYVETLTKELIDKAWAHIEEIEELGGMAKAIETGLPKMRIEEASARRQAKIDSGKESIIGVNKFRLEKEDMAIDVLDIDNAEVRKKQILRLQELRENRDETEVISALEALTDAARTGKGNLLELAVDAARARASLGEISDAIEKVANRHRAVIRSISGVYSSEFSNEEEMKAVKDKIEEFLELEGRRPRIMIAKMGQDGHDRGAKVISTAFADLGFDVDIGPLFQTPAETALQAVENDVHVIGISSLAAGHKTLLPQLVEELKKLNREDIIVVIGGVIPAQDYEFLYSKGASAIFGPGTVIPRAAEKVLDEIYERLGYEEVEETHD